Proteins found in one Haloferax litoreum genomic segment:
- a CDS encoding SRPBCC family protein → MPVYQRRTRVAAPLERVWEFHSDISGLEALTPAWMNLEIVAVRGPDGDSDPDELVAGTEIEMSMRPFGVGPRQRWVSRILGREKDETTAWFRDDMAGGPFERWVHTHRFVADGDETIIDDRVAYELPFGPLGELAGVFGDVGFEPMFRERHRRTKAAVE, encoded by the coding sequence ATGCCAGTGTACCAGCGTCGGACCCGCGTCGCTGCGCCCCTCGAACGCGTCTGGGAGTTCCACTCCGATATCTCGGGATTAGAGGCCCTCACACCGGCGTGGATGAACCTCGAAATCGTCGCCGTTCGCGGGCCCGACGGCGACAGCGACCCAGACGAACTCGTCGCTGGAACGGAAATCGAGATGTCGATGCGCCCGTTCGGTGTCGGGCCACGCCAGCGGTGGGTCTCGCGCATCCTCGGACGCGAGAAAGACGAGACGACGGCGTGGTTCCGCGACGACATGGCCGGCGGGCCGTTCGAGCGCTGGGTACACACGCATCGCTTCGTCGCCGACGGCGACGAGACGATTATCGACGACAGGGTCGCGTACGAACTCCCGTTCGGTCCGTTGGGCGAACTCGCCGGCGTCTTTGGTGATGTCGGGTTCGAGCCCATGTTCCGTGAGCGGCATCGACGGACGAAGGCGGCGGTAGAATAG
- a CDS encoding DMT family transporter yields MTTASHDGPISPLTGLGVAILAVSTSAILVRWSNAPSLVKAFYRVVFTVALLAPVALVRHRDAVASISRRDLWAASGAGVALAAHFASWFESLNHTTVAASVTLVQAQPLFVAVGAWAFLDERVSRRTTLGIGVALAGMVLMSLSDLLTASGAPRPLFGNALAIVGAVTAAAYVLTGRSVRSRVALVPYVVVVYSVCALALLSVAVARGDPLSGYPPREWLLFFGMAVGPGIFGHTVINWALAHLESSVVSVSLLGEPVGSTILALFLLGEIPTLPTVLGGAIVLGGIYITAS; encoded by the coding sequence GTGACCACGGCTTCGCACGATGGCCCAATCTCCCCGCTCACCGGTCTCGGCGTCGCGATACTGGCCGTCAGCACGAGTGCGATTCTCGTGCGCTGGAGTAACGCGCCGAGTCTGGTCAAGGCGTTCTACCGCGTCGTATTCACCGTCGCCCTGCTCGCCCCGGTTGCGCTCGTCCGCCATCGCGACGCGGTGGCCAGTATCTCACGACGTGACCTCTGGGCGGCGAGCGGTGCGGGTGTCGCCCTCGCGGCGCACTTCGCGTCGTGGTTCGAGAGTCTGAACCACACGACGGTTGCGGCCAGCGTCACACTCGTCCAGGCGCAACCGCTCTTCGTCGCCGTCGGCGCGTGGGCGTTCCTCGACGAACGCGTGAGTCGCCGGACGACACTCGGCATCGGTGTCGCACTCGCCGGCATGGTGTTGATGTCGCTGTCTGACCTGCTCACCGCGAGCGGTGCCCCTCGTCCACTCTTCGGGAACGCACTCGCAATCGTCGGCGCAGTGACTGCCGCCGCGTACGTCCTCACCGGGCGGAGCGTCCGCAGTCGCGTCGCACTCGTCCCCTACGTCGTCGTCGTGTACAGCGTCTGCGCGCTGGCGCTCCTCTCGGTCGCAGTCGCTCGCGGCGACCCACTCTCTGGCTACCCACCACGCGAATGGCTCTTGTTCTTCGGGATGGCTGTCGGTCCCGGTATCTTCGGTCACACGGTCATCAACTGGGCACTCGCGCACCTCGAATCGAGCGTCGTCTCGGTGTCACTTCTCGGTGAACCTGTCGGTAGCACCATCCTTGCCCTCTTTCTCCTCGGTGAGATTCCCACGCTTCCGACGGTTCTCGGCGGGGCCATCGTCCTCGGTGGCATCTACATCACTGCCTCGTAA
- a CDS encoding DMT family transporter: MSDWLETRDRFGTGDRLGIGLVALSGLGFGTLAIFGKFAAAAGLSIPTVLFFRFFIATIVVWVWLALRGDVRLLSGRDLAVGLGLGGLGYATMSFLYFLGLEYLTAGLTSIVLYTYPVFVVGLAVVALDEPVTRRTVSALVVALTGVALITGADPTGVDPRGVLIVLVAAVVYATYIVVGRRALDTVDSQTLTAHVLPAAAVSFLLVGTVTGQLSVPTETASWLIVGAIAVFATAIPIFAFFAGMARIGASRASIVSTFEPAGTLTLGALVLGEPVTLVTVLGGTLVVTGVVLVES, encoded by the coding sequence ATGAGCGACTGGTTGGAGACGAGAGACAGGTTCGGGACGGGTGACCGACTCGGGATTGGACTCGTCGCCCTCTCGGGACTCGGATTCGGCACGCTCGCCATCTTCGGTAAATTCGCCGCGGCGGCGGGCCTCTCGATTCCGACCGTCCTCTTCTTTCGGTTCTTCATCGCGACGATAGTCGTCTGGGTGTGGTTAGCCCTCCGCGGTGACGTGCGTTTGCTCTCGGGACGCGACTTGGCCGTCGGCCTCGGACTCGGTGGTCTCGGCTACGCCACGATGAGTTTCCTCTACTTTCTCGGGTTGGAGTACCTGACGGCAGGACTCACGTCTATCGTCCTCTACACGTACCCAGTCTTCGTCGTGGGCCTCGCAGTCGTCGCACTCGACGAACCGGTCACGAGACGAACTGTGAGCGCACTCGTCGTCGCACTCACTGGTGTCGCACTCATCACAGGAGCAGACCCCACCGGCGTCGACCCGCGAGGCGTTCTCATCGTCCTCGTCGCGGCCGTCGTCTACGCGACGTACATCGTGGTGGGTCGCCGGGCACTGGACACGGTCGATTCCCAGACGCTCACGGCCCACGTCCTTCCGGCGGCCGCCGTGTCGTTCCTTCTCGTCGGCACTGTGACGGGGCAACTCTCGGTTCCGACCGAGACGGCGTCGTGGCTCATCGTGGGTGCAATCGCCGTCTTCGCCACCGCGATTCCGATATTCGCGTTCTTCGCTGGCATGGCCCGCATCGGTGCCAGCAGAGCGAGTATCGTCAGCACCTTCGAACCAGCGGGCACGCTCACCTTGGGTGCACTCGTCCTCGGCGAACCCGTGACGCTCGTGACTGTGCTCGGTGGGACACTCGTCGTGACTGGCGTCGTACTCGTAGAGTCGTAA
- a CDS encoding response regulator has translation MDDGSGADVRVLHVDDEPSLTDLVSIYLEREAGDVDLSVTTSNSGTDALERLRQERIDCIVSDYDMPDIDGLEFLRAVRSEHPDLPFILFTGKGSEEVARDAFRVGATDYMQKDTGTDQYTVLANRVVNAVSQYRAKAASERYGTAIEVLDSGVYSLDSDARFSSVDEVFCDLTGYDRSDILGTRFTDIIENTPDELEAVFETVTSSTGPETERFEAVLAPGPNYPHDDLLCEGHLAARPTEDGESGVIGTLQDVTERRRHRDRIHYETRLKDAVLDTSTSLMSAEADEIGTKIEWTLQTVGEVAGLDRCSVYLYDDETNVAARMHDWQSGNHTNHPNRISLRDARWLVERLHRFENACLHSVSDLPPEASKTKRVLADAETGGFVSVPMVSKWSLVGFVVFDVVDDGRSWTDTEVDLLRSVGNNITHTLARQRRERELRRQNDRLEEFASVVSHDLRNPLNVAKGFVELAREEDDVTHLDRALDGVSRMDTLLNDVLTLARQGRKVGETSSVAIENVVERAWKAVDTGGDAVLIVEDGLGTTPADEGRLQQAFENLFRNAVEHGSTGRRNPSDDTVEHGSTGTQTVSGDDAVESGAAEGADSHGDGVDRNPDILVRVGPTQSGFYIADDGSGIPEDKRDTVFEHGHTTSESGSGFGLSIVESIVEAHGWEITVTEPEPDLGGARFEFDVGGVRSEVEPRFSLSDD, from the coding sequence ATGGACGACGGCTCGGGTGCTGACGTACGCGTTCTTCACGTCGACGACGAGCCGAGCCTCACTGACCTCGTCTCTATCTATCTCGAACGCGAGGCGGGCGACGTCGACCTCTCGGTGACGACGTCGAACTCGGGGACTGACGCGCTGGAACGACTCCGGCAAGAGCGAATCGACTGTATCGTTTCGGACTACGACATGCCGGACATCGACGGATTGGAGTTCCTCAGAGCGGTTCGGTCAGAACATCCCGACCTCCCGTTCATTCTCTTCACCGGGAAAGGCTCCGAAGAAGTCGCGCGGGACGCGTTCCGCGTCGGTGCGACCGACTACATGCAGAAGGACACGGGTACCGACCAGTACACGGTCCTCGCGAACCGCGTGGTCAACGCTGTCTCGCAGTATCGCGCGAAAGCCGCCTCAGAACGCTACGGAACCGCAATCGAAGTCCTCGACAGCGGCGTCTACTCGCTCGACAGCGACGCGCGCTTTTCGTCCGTCGACGAAGTCTTCTGTGACCTCACGGGGTACGACCGGTCGGATATCCTCGGCACACGATTTACCGACATCATCGAGAACACCCCCGACGAACTCGAAGCGGTGTTCGAGACGGTCACTAGTTCGACCGGCCCGGAGACAGAGCGATTCGAAGCGGTGCTTGCCCCCGGCCCGAACTATCCGCACGACGACCTCCTGTGCGAAGGCCACCTCGCGGCCCGACCGACGGAAGATGGTGAATCGGGCGTCATCGGAACGCTGCAAGACGTGACCGAGCGTCGGCGGCATCGGGACCGAATTCACTACGAAACACGGCTGAAAGACGCCGTCTTGGACACGTCGACGTCGCTGATGAGCGCCGAAGCGGACGAAATCGGGACGAAGATAGAGTGGACCCTCCAGACGGTCGGTGAAGTCGCTGGCCTCGACCGGTGTTCCGTGTACCTCTACGACGACGAGACGAACGTCGCCGCCCGAATGCACGATTGGCAGAGCGGCAACCACACCAACCACCCGAATCGTATCTCGCTCCGAGACGCTCGCTGGTTGGTCGAACGCTTACACCGCTTCGAGAACGCGTGTCTCCACAGCGTGTCTGACCTCCCACCGGAGGCATCGAAGACGAAACGCGTCCTCGCAGACGCAGAGACCGGTGGATTCGTCTCCGTCCCGATGGTTTCGAAGTGGTCGCTCGTCGGATTCGTCGTCTTCGACGTGGTCGACGACGGCCGGTCGTGGACCGACACGGAAGTCGACCTGCTTCGGTCTGTCGGCAACAACATCACACACACGCTGGCGAGACAGCGGAGAGAGCGCGAACTCCGGCGGCAGAACGACCGCCTCGAAGAGTTTGCGTCGGTCGTCTCACACGACCTCCGGAACCCACTCAACGTCGCGAAGGGGTTCGTCGAACTCGCCCGTGAGGAAGACGACGTGACGCACCTCGACCGGGCACTCGACGGCGTCAGCCGAATGGACACGCTGCTCAACGACGTGCTCACGCTGGCCAGACAGGGGCGGAAAGTCGGCGAAACCAGCTCTGTCGCCATCGAGAACGTGGTCGAACGAGCGTGGAAAGCCGTCGACACCGGCGGCGATGCCGTTCTCATCGTCGAGGATGGCCTCGGGACCACGCCGGCCGACGAGGGACGACTCCAGCAGGCCTTCGAGAACTTGTTCCGAAACGCTGTCGAGCATGGTTCGACAGGCCGTCGGAATCCTTCCGACGACACTGTAGAACACGGTTCCACAGGCACCCAGACCGTGTCTGGTGACGACGCTGTCGAGTCTGGTGCTGCGGAGGGTGCAGACTCTCACGGTGACGGTGTGGACCGGAATCCGGATATCTTGGTCCGCGTCGGGCCGACGCAGTCCGGGTTCTACATCGCCGACGACGGGTCTGGCATCCCCGAGGACAAACGCGATACAGTGTTCGAACACGGACACACCACGTCCGAGTCTGGAAGTGGGTTCGGTCTTTCTATCGTCGAGAGCATCGTCGAGGCCCACGGCTGGGAGATAACGGTCACCGAACCAGAACCCGACCTCGGTGGGGCGCGGTTCGAGTTCGACGTCGGCGGTGTCCGCTCAGAGGTCGAACCCCGGTTTTCCCTCAGCGACGACTGA
- a CDS encoding FAD-dependent oxidoreductase, which yields MARVLVVGGGAAGLSAALFASKNGLDVDVFDTDKTWLHKAHLFNYLGIDSKDGTEFLEDAREQVDGFGATRHEAEVTTVTQSGGGFVVTADDEEYEADYVVLATGTKRGLAEDLGCAFTDEDVVDVDVTMETSVENVYATGAMVRAEEWQAIISAGDGAAAALNVLTKEKGEHFHDFDTPADAE from the coding sequence ATGGCACGAGTACTCGTGGTCGGTGGTGGTGCCGCAGGACTCTCCGCTGCACTGTTCGCGTCGAAAAACGGCCTCGACGTGGACGTATTCGACACGGACAAGACGTGGTTGCACAAGGCCCACCTGTTCAACTACCTCGGCATCGACTCGAAAGACGGAACCGAGTTCCTCGAAGACGCCCGCGAGCAAGTCGACGGGTTCGGCGCGACACGCCACGAAGCCGAAGTGACTACTGTCACACAATCGGGCGGCGGGTTCGTGGTCACGGCCGACGACGAGGAGTACGAGGCGGACTACGTCGTCCTCGCGACGGGGACGAAACGTGGCCTCGCCGAGGACCTGGGATGTGCGTTCACCGACGAGGACGTCGTCGACGTCGACGTGACGATGGAGACGAGCGTCGAGAACGTGTACGCGACCGGTGCGATGGTCCGCGCCGAAGAGTGGCAGGCCATCATCTCCGCCGGTGACGGCGCCGCCGCCGCCCTCAACGTCCTGACGAAGGAGAAGGGCGAACACTTCCACGACTTCGACACGCCGGCAGACGCCGAGTAG